CTGAAAATTTGGAAGAATGTTGCATTTGCAGCGTGTCTGTTCCTATTAATATTGACCATACAGCGCGTTCTTCAAGTCAATCAATATGAGGCTCAAGCTTCTGCTTACCGTACTGAAAGTGAACGAATTTTCCGCACTATATTCCCAAATAAAAACAAAATCCCTACAGTCAGTTACTTAAAACGGCAAATGACAGTCGAAGAGAGCGCACTCTCACGTGGCAATAATGAGACGACCGTATTGGGTTGGTTAGCATCGCTACCTGAAGCGCTAAAAGGGCACACTTCCGTTGAAATAAGCAATATTCGGTATGACGCGAATCGGGGTGAGGTCCGTCTTGATGCCTCAATGAAAGACTTTCAAACCTTTGAGCAGGTAAGGACTAAATTGGCTGAAAAGTTTAACGTGACTCAAGGGCCTCTTGATAGAAAAGAGAATCGAGTGTCAGGCAGTTTCGTTTTGAGGAGAAAGTAATGAGTACTTTAAAAGAGTCCATTTTCTCTTGGTGGAGAAGTATTTCTTTAAGGGAACAGCGTATGGTTCTCGTTTGCTCAATACTAATAATCGTAGGTGGGTTTAATTGGGGATTGATTCAACCTCTATCCGAAAGAGCGAATACGGCGAAAGTAAGAATAAATAGTGAGAAAGCGTTGCTTCAATGGGTATCTGATAGTGCTGACCGAATCATCGAACTTAGAGGGAACGGTGGGATTTCTGTTTCGAATGAGCCGTTTAATCAGGTCATTTCCACTTCCGCCAAAAGCTACAAAATTGAATTAATAAGAATTCAGCCACGTGATGAGATGTTACAGGTCTGGGTTAAACCCGTTGCCTTTGACCAATTTGTACATTGGCTTGCTTATTTACAACAAAAACAGGCGGTTCAGGTTGAATTTATGGAAATTTCGAACAGTGATTCTAAAGGGATCATTGAAGTGAAACGCTTACAACTAAAGCGAGGAGGATAATTTGAAACGTATTATTCTTCTCGTCATTTGTT
This portion of the Vibrio sp. VB16 genome encodes:
- a CDS encoding type II secretion system protein M; amino-acid sequence: MSTLKESIFSWWRSISLREQRMVLVCSILIIVGGFNWGLIQPLSERANTAKVRINSEKALLQWVSDSADRIIELRGNGGISVSNEPFNQVISTSAKSYKIELIRIQPRDEMLQVWVKPVAFDQFVHWLAYLQQKQAVQVEFMEISNSDSKGIIEVKRLQLKRGG